In Aequorivita sp. H23M31, a single window of DNA contains:
- the ftsH gene encoding ATP-dependent zinc metalloprotease FtsH, with amino-acid sequence MAVENKNKKLDPKKPRPNYYWIYAAVILLFFGIQIFGSNWSQPAKTTQAQFEDYLKKGEVEKVDIINKKIAKVYLTDSAKERESGTQKDTPAFLAPGPNDADYQFEFGDLQNFENTFQQIKQENNLDTKMEWHTDSNVWGDILMGILPFVIIIAIWIFIMRRMSAGAGGGAGGQLFNIGKSKAKLFDEKIDIKTTFKDVAGLEGAKEEVQEIVDFLKNPDKYTSLGGKIPKGALLVGPPGTGKTLLARAVAGEAKVPFFSLSGSDFVEMFVGVGASRVRDLFKQAKDKSPAIIFIDEIDAIGRARGKSNFSGSNDERENTLNQLLTEMDGFGTNTNVIVLAATNRADVLDKALMRAGRFDRQIYVDLPDVRERQEIFEVHLRPIKKDEGLDTDFLAKQTPGFSGADIANVCNEAALIAARGGKKSVGRQDFLDAVDRIVGGLEKKNKIMTIDEKRAIAFHEAGHATVSWMLEHAAPLVKVTIVPRGQSLGAAWYLPEERLIIHPEQMLDEMCAALGGRAAEKVIFNRISTGALSDLEKVTKQARAMVTVYGLNEKVGNLTYYDSSGQSEYNFTKPYSEKTAELIDTEISKLIEEQYQRAIQILEDNKDKLTELANVLLEKEVIFKDNLQKIFGDRPYEEPEKVERLAST; translated from the coding sequence ATGGCGGTAGAAAATAAAAATAAGAAACTCGACCCGAAGAAACCGAGACCTAATTATTACTGGATTTACGCAGCGGTGATATTGCTGTTTTTCGGAATTCAAATATTCGGCAGCAATTGGTCGCAACCTGCGAAGACAACGCAAGCCCAATTTGAAGATTACCTAAAAAAAGGCGAGGTTGAAAAGGTTGACATAATCAATAAGAAGATTGCGAAGGTCTATCTTACAGATTCCGCAAAAGAAAGAGAATCAGGAACTCAAAAAGATACACCAGCATTTTTGGCCCCCGGTCCGAATGACGCGGATTACCAATTTGAATTTGGAGATCTTCAGAATTTTGAAAACACCTTTCAGCAGATAAAACAGGAAAATAACCTGGATACAAAAATGGAATGGCATACAGACTCCAACGTCTGGGGCGATATCCTAATGGGAATCCTGCCGTTTGTAATCATCATTGCCATCTGGATCTTTATCATGCGCAGAATGTCTGCTGGAGCAGGTGGTGGTGCCGGAGGGCAGTTGTTCAACATTGGAAAATCCAAAGCCAAGCTTTTTGATGAGAAAATAGATATAAAAACTACATTTAAGGATGTAGCAGGATTAGAAGGTGCAAAAGAAGAGGTCCAGGAAATTGTCGATTTCCTCAAAAACCCTGATAAGTACACCTCTTTGGGAGGAAAAATCCCGAAAGGAGCTTTATTGGTTGGACCTCCAGGTACAGGAAAAACTCTATTGGCCAGAGCAGTAGCGGGAGAGGCAAAAGTGCCATTCTTCTCCCTATCAGGTTCTGATTTTGTTGAAATGTTTGTGGGAGTGGGAGCTTCTAGAGTACGAGATCTATTTAAGCAGGCAAAGGATAAATCTCCAGCAATTATTTTTATTGATGAGATTGATGCAATCGGTCGTGCTCGTGGAAAGAGTAATTTTTCCGGAAGTAACGATGAAAGAGAAAATACCCTAAACCAACTTCTTACTGAAATGGATGGTTTTGGCACAAATACAAATGTTATCGTTTTGGCCGCTACTAACCGAGCTGACGTACTCGACAAGGCTTTGATGCGTGCGGGACGTTTTGATAGACAGATTTATGTAGATCTTCCAGATGTCCGTGAGCGCCAGGAAATATTTGAAGTGCACTTGCGCCCTATTAAAAAAGACGAAGGTCTGGATACGGATTTTCTGGCAAAACAAACCCCAGGTTTTTCAGGTGCAGATATTGCCAACGTTTGTAACGAGGCCGCACTTATCGCTGCAAGAGGCGGTAAAAAATCGGTGGGGAGACAGGATTTCCTAGATGCTGTTGATCGAATTGTGGGTGGCCTTGAGAAGAAAAACAAAATAATGACAATAGATGAAAAGCGTGCAATCGCCTTTCACGAAGCAGGTCATGCTACCGTTAGTTGGATGTTGGAACATGCAGCTCCCCTAGTAAAGGTTACTATTGTTCCCAGAGGGCAATCTTTGGGTGCTGCTTGGTATTTACCTGAGGAGCGTCTAATAATCCATCCTGAACAAATGCTTGACGAAATGTGCGCCGCTCTTGGTGGCCGTGCTGCTGAAAAAGTAATTTTTAATCGTATTTCTACTGGGGCCTTGAGCGACCTTGAAAAAGTTACCAAACAGGCGCGAGCAATGGTGACGGTGTACGGTCTGAATGAAAAGGTTGGAAATCTTACTTATTACGACAGCAGCGGTCAATCGGAATATAACTTCACCAAACCTTATAGCGAGAAAACCGCCGAACTTATCGATACGGAAATTTCAAAACTAATTGAGGAGCAATACCAAAGAGCAATCCAGATATTGGAAGATAATAAGGACAAATTAACCGAACTTGCAAATGTTCTTTTGGAGAAAGAAGTTATCTTCAAAGATAATCTGCAAAAAATATTTGGAGATAGACCTTATGAAGAGCCAGAGAAAGTAGAACGATTGGCGAGCACCTAA
- the rsfS gene encoding ribosome silencing factor: MQKKQAETDQLITQIILGIEDVKGVDIEILDLRDIENTVCDYFIICNGTSNTHVNAIVNSIQKSVGKSLKEKPWHVEGSENAEWILIDYIDVVVHVFQKHIREFYDIEGLWGDAKSVKIETIH; encoded by the coding sequence ATGCAGAAAAAACAAGCTGAAACCGATCAACTTATTACTCAAATAATATTAGGGATTGAAGATGTAAAAGGAGTGGATATTGAAATTCTCGATCTGCGAGATATTGAAAATACTGTTTGCGACTATTTTATCATCTGTAACGGGACCTCAAACACCCATGTGAATGCCATTGTAAATTCCATTCAAAAATCCGTAGGCAAATCTTTAAAAGAAAAACCCTGGCATGTAGAAGGGAGCGAAAATGCCGAGTGGATACTCATTGATTATATTGACGTGGTTGTGCATGTATTTCAAAAGCATATTCGTGAGTTTTACGATATCGAAGGCCTTTGGGGCGATGCGAAGTCGGTTAAAATAGAAACAATTCATTAA
- a CDS encoding biotin--[acetyl-CoA-carboxylase] ligase, with amino-acid sequence MNIIKLNATDSTNTYLKELVNNTTVEDQTVIIAEDQEKGRGQRGSGWLSRKGQSLTFSVFKRFSDLQAENQFVISMAVSLALVEAFEKINVPDVSVKWPNDILSGKKKIAGILIENVLEGANIKHSIIGIGINVNETHFPNLPQASSIRLETGKYFQLDEMFDSVVRNVLKGLANISDHSFSDLRPLYEQNMFQRDSISAFEDGTGQRFQGKIRGISDFGELIIERNNASAEKFQLKEINFIY; translated from the coding sequence TTGAATATAATCAAACTTAATGCCACCGATTCTACTAATACCTACCTTAAAGAGCTGGTCAATAATACCACTGTAGAAGATCAGACCGTAATTATCGCGGAAGATCAAGAAAAGGGTAGGGGGCAACGCGGAAGTGGATGGCTTTCCCGAAAGGGTCAAAGCCTTACATTCAGCGTTTTCAAGAGATTTTCGGACCTCCAGGCAGAAAACCAGTTTGTAATATCTATGGCAGTATCCTTGGCCCTTGTTGAAGCTTTTGAGAAGATTAATGTCCCAGATGTATCGGTTAAATGGCCTAACGACATATTGTCAGGAAAGAAAAAGATTGCCGGTATCTTGATCGAAAACGTTCTGGAAGGAGCAAATATTAAGCACTCCATCATCGGAATCGGAATTAATGTCAATGAAACTCATTTTCCGAATCTTCCCCAAGCCAGTTCCATCAGATTGGAAACGGGTAAGTATTTCCAATTGGATGAAATGTTTGATTCCGTGGTAAGAAATGTTCTTAAAGGCCTAGCAAATATCTCAGACCACAGTTTTTCAGATTTGCGTCCATTATATGAACAAAATATGTTTCAAAGGGATTCTATATCAGCTTTTGAAGACGGGACGGGCCAAAGATTTCAAGGAAAGATTAGGGGTATTTCCGATTTCGGTGAGCTAATTATTGAAAGGAATAATGCTTCCGCTGAAAAGTTTCAATTAAAGGAAATTAATTTTATATATTAA
- a CDS encoding SRPBCC family protein, whose amino-acid sequence MKLNSNKVTVQKSAEELCDYLTDVKNFKAIMPENITKFELLNDKAFLFALKGMPDIALEIKDVQKPKKVVLGAKSDKFPFTLTADIDEVTENTSTVELLFDGEFNAMMAMMIKGPLSKFIETLATNLEKI is encoded by the coding sequence ATGAAACTTAACAGCAATAAAGTTACCGTTCAAAAATCTGCCGAAGAGCTTTGTGATTATTTAACAGATGTAAAAAATTTTAAGGCTATTATGCCTGAGAACATTACCAAATTCGAACTCTTAAACGATAAGGCTTTCCTATTTGCTCTAAAGGGAATGCCGGATATAGCACTCGAAATTAAAGATGTGCAAAAGCCCAAGAAAGTTGTTTTAGGAGCTAAGAGCGATAAATTCCCATTTACCCTTACTGCCGATATAGATGAAGTAACCGAAAATACCTCAACTGTAGAATTATTATTTGATGGAGAATTTAATGCTATGATGGCAATGATGATAAAAGGACCTCTATCGAAATTTATTGAAACGTTAGCAACAAACCTGGAAAAGATATAA
- the pyrE gene encoding orotate phosphoribosyltransferase has product MILNKETAQKTAALLLQINAIKLQPQKPFTWASGWKSPIYCDNRITLSYPTIRNYIRENLAKQIEELYGRPEMIAGVATGAIGIGALVADYLNVPFCYVRPEAKGHGRQNKIEGHLEHNTKVVVVEDLISTGKSSLLAVEALKEAEANIKGMIAIFSYGFDIAEENFKNADISLNTLSNYEMLLKEAERSNYINASEAALLSEWRKAPDTWGISV; this is encoded by the coding sequence ATGATATTAAACAAAGAAACGGCACAAAAAACCGCTGCATTATTGTTGCAAATTAATGCAATAAAATTACAACCACAAAAACCATTTACGTGGGCTTCTGGGTGGAAATCTCCAATTTATTGCGATAATCGAATAACTCTTTCGTATCCAACCATCAGAAATTATATTCGGGAAAACCTAGCCAAACAAATTGAAGAATTGTATGGAAGACCCGAAATGATTGCAGGTGTAGCCACAGGAGCCATTGGAATTGGCGCTCTTGTAGCCGATTACCTTAACGTACCTTTTTGTTATGTTAGACCGGAAGCCAAAGGCCACGGCAGACAAAATAAAATTGAGGGCCATTTGGAACATAATACAAAGGTGGTGGTGGTAGAAGATCTCATCAGTACCGGAAAAAGTAGTTTATTGGCAGTCGAGGCCCTAAAGGAGGCCGAAGCAAATATAAAAGGAATGATTGCCATCTTCAGTTATGGCTTTGATATTGCTGAGGAGAATTTCAAAAATGCCGATATTAGCCTAAATACTTTGAGCAATTACGAAATGCTTTTAAAGGAAGCCGAAAGATCCAACTATATAAATGCATCTGAAGCAGCATTACTTTCTGAATGGCGTAAGGCTCCTGATACTTGGGGAATCAGTGTTTAA
- a CDS encoding NUDIX hydrolase, whose protein sequence is MYKVFVKDIPIILSTEKNIGDHYTTIPLKKAHFKKLVKKINNGELLYVNLYHKNAEKLERFLRKKIKVVEAAGGLVYNTRKEILFIRRNKKWDLPKGKVEQGESYREAAVREVVEETGVKDLEIRDFLMTTYHVFCRNNKFKLKITYWYEMFTDYDGPLVPEAMEGIKKVKWKNFEKSQKALLDSYENIKLLFPTEYLTTHPNDRPV, encoded by the coding sequence ATGTATAAAGTTTTTGTAAAAGATATCCCTATTATTCTTTCCACAGAAAAAAATATAGGAGATCACTACACTACCATCCCATTAAAAAAGGCACATTTTAAGAAGTTGGTAAAGAAGATAAACAACGGTGAACTGCTATACGTCAATCTATACCATAAAAATGCTGAAAAACTAGAACGCTTTCTTCGGAAGAAAATAAAGGTGGTAGAAGCTGCGGGCGGATTGGTTTATAATACCAGAAAAGAGATTCTATTTATTAGACGAAATAAAAAGTGGGATCTACCCAAAGGTAAAGTTGAGCAAGGTGAATCTTATCGAGAAGCTGCCGTAAGAGAAGTAGTGGAGGAGACAGGAGTAAAGGATTTGGAAATTCGTGACTTCTTAATGACTACCTATCATGTTTTCTGTCGTAATAACAAGTTTAAATTGAAAATTACCTATTGGTATGAAATGTTTACCGATTACGATGGGCCTTTGGTGCCCGAGGCTATGGAAGGAATTAAAAAGGTGAAATGGAAGAATTTTGAAAAGTCCCAAAAAGCGTTATTGGACTCCTATGAGAATATTAAACTTCTTTTTCCTACTGAATATCTTACTACACATCCAAATGATCGCCCAGTTTGA
- a CDS encoding T9SS type A sorting domain-containing protein — protein MFALATSFVFAQSATNAESILSQTSGAIGDGGVACGDQGAGTTGDNLYFRSYYLYDYGVRGIVQATGLEFFVSTATGSTALQVMVFDMEGFPGGFDATNMPVPLASASLTVTSAQVGTMVRADFDSPAIVDEDTTLVALVYETDGQTAQFYLGTAAAEDAPSYLASVACEINNPVPVAVIGFPDARHVINVIVDDVVAVGDNLAEMVSIFPNPTSSVLNINLPSNIEVLSSALVDVLGRTTGVVYSNGQMDVSGLSQGVYFLKLETTQGSLTQRIVKQ, from the coding sequence ATGTTTGCCTTGGCAACATCATTTGTATTTGCACAAAGTGCTACCAATGCTGAATCGATTTTGTCTCAAACCTCAGGCGCTATTGGCGATGGTGGCGTAGCTTGTGGAGATCAAGGTGCTGGAACTACTGGCGATAACCTTTATTTCCGTAGCTATTATCTATACGATTATGGCGTGAGAGGGATTGTTCAGGCTACTGGATTGGAGTTCTTCGTGAGCACTGCGACTGGATCTACTGCATTGCAAGTTATGGTTTTCGACATGGAAGGTTTCCCAGGTGGATTTGATGCTACTAACATGCCTGTTCCTTTGGCTTCTGCCTCGCTAACTGTTACTAGTGCGCAAGTAGGAACCATGGTTCGTGCTGATTTCGATTCACCAGCTATTGTTGATGAGGATACAACCCTTGTGGCATTGGTTTATGAAACTGACGGACAGACTGCTCAGTTTTATCTTGGAACTGCAGCTGCAGAAGATGCTCCTTCTTACTTAGCATCTGTTGCTTGTGAAATTAACAACCCAGTTCCAGTTGCAGTTATAGGGTTCCCTGATGCAAGACACGTAATTAACGTTATTGTTGATGATGTGGTTGCTGTTGGTGATAATTTGGCTGAGATGGTTTCTATCTTCCCAAACCCTACTTCTTCTGTATTGAACATTAACCTTCCTTCAAACATTGAAGTATTGAGCTCCGCTTTGGTTGACGTTCTTGGAAGAACTACTGGTGTTGTTTACAGCAACGGACAAATGGATGTTTCTGGTCTTTCTCAAGGAGTATATTTCTTGAAATTGGAAACTACTCAAGGTTCACTTACTCAAAGAATCGTTAAGCAATAA
- the rho gene encoding transcription termination factor Rho yields the protein MFDISELKNKKLPELQDIAKELNVPKYRTQKKLDLVYQILDYQAANPKAVKAVLSAESSETEDTKQVNKTEAPKEVSEKKDSNPRSQQVDDRNKGSQASKPHSQKNQPQKSHSQKSQHSSTTGGSDKKQGEDKRTTPDKSDRSDKTDRSDRMDRTDKMDKSDKTDRSDRSDRPDRSSSDKKQQHQQKQSSGDQDSRQKHQRSDSHNTDNRQKHQSNKQKDGNVQDNKNGNKDSRNRYREPDYEFDGIIESEGVLDIMQDGYGFLRSSDYNYLSSPDDIYVSQSQIRLFGLKSGDTVLGEVRPPKEGEKYFPLIKVNKINGLSPNVVRDRVSFEHLTPLFPQEKFNIADKQSTISTRIIDLFAPIGKGQRGMIVSQPKTGKTMLLKDIANAIAANHPEVYQIILLIDERPEEVTDMQRNVRGEVVASTFDKEATEHVRVANLVLDKAKRLVECGHDVVILLDSITRLARAYNTVQPASGKILSGGVDANALHKPKRFFGAARNIENGGSLSIIATALTETGSKMDEVIFEEFKGTGNMELQLDRKISNRRIFPAIDLTSSSTRRDDLLLDENTIQRMWVMRKYLADMNPVEAMEFINDRIKKTRNNEEFLISMNG from the coding sequence ATGTTTGACATTTCAGAATTAAAAAACAAAAAGCTTCCCGAACTTCAGGATATAGCGAAAGAACTCAATGTGCCAAAATACCGCACACAAAAAAAGCTGGATCTAGTATATCAAATTCTTGATTACCAAGCTGCTAATCCAAAAGCAGTAAAAGCTGTTCTGAGCGCTGAATCTTCAGAAACTGAAGATACAAAACAAGTAAATAAGACTGAAGCACCAAAAGAAGTCAGTGAGAAAAAGGATTCTAATCCTCGTTCGCAGCAGGTCGACGACCGCAATAAAGGTTCACAAGCTTCAAAACCACATTCTCAGAAGAACCAACCTCAGAAATCCCATTCTCAAAAATCCCAACATTCGAGCACCACTGGCGGTTCCGACAAGAAGCAAGGTGAGGATAAGCGTACAACACCAGATAAATCGGATAGATCTGATAAAACTGATAGGTCGGATAGAATGGACAGAACAGATAAAATGGATAAATCTGATAAAACAGATAGATCGGACAGAAGCGATAGACCCGATAGATCTAGTAGTGATAAAAAGCAACAACATCAGCAAAAACAAAGTTCTGGCGACCAAGACAGCCGTCAAAAACACCAACGATCTGATAGCCATAATACGGATAACAGACAAAAACACCAATCTAATAAACAAAAAGATGGCAACGTACAGGATAACAAGAATGGAAACAAGGATTCCAGAAACCGTTATCGCGAGCCGGATTATGAATTTGATGGTATTATCGAAAGCGAAGGTGTCCTAGATATTATGCAGGATGGCTACGGATTTTTAAGATCCAGTGATTATAATTACTTATCCTCACCTGACGATATTTACGTTTCCCAATCACAAATCAGATTATTCGGATTAAAATCCGGGGATACAGTACTGGGAGAAGTTCGACCTCCCAAGGAAGGAGAAAAGTATTTCCCTCTTATTAAGGTGAACAAAATAAATGGTTTAAGTCCTAATGTTGTTCGAGATAGAGTTTCATTCGAGCACTTAACACCTCTTTTTCCACAAGAAAAGTTCAACATTGCCGATAAACAAAGCACTATTTCCACACGAATTATAGATCTTTTTGCACCTATTGGAAAAGGTCAGAGAGGAATGATAGTATCTCAACCCAAAACGGGAAAAACGATGCTGCTGAAAGATATTGCCAACGCAATTGCTGCTAATCACCCTGAGGTTTATCAAATCATATTACTTATCGATGAACGGCCTGAAGAGGTTACGGATATGCAGCGAAACGTACGTGGCGAAGTTGTTGCTTCTACCTTTGACAAGGAAGCTACGGAGCACGTTCGGGTTGCAAACCTAGTACTGGACAAAGCCAAAAGATTGGTGGAATGTGGACATGACGTCGTAATTCTTTTAGATTCCATTACACGTTTGGCCAGAGCCTACAATACCGTACAACCTGCCAGTGGTAAGATTTTAAGTGGTGGTGTTGATGCCAATGCCCTTCACAAACCAAAACGTTTCTTTGGAGCTGCCCGAAATATTGAAAATGGCGGCTCTTTAAGTATTATTGCAACGGCTCTGACTGAAACAGGCTCAAAGATGGACGAAGTAATATTTGAGGAATTTAAGGGAACCGGTAATATGGAACTACAGTTGGACAGAAAGATTTCCAACCGAAGAATTTTCCCAGCTATTGACCTTACTTCATCCAGTACACGTCGCGACGACTTGTTACTTGATGAAAACACCATTCAAAGAATGTGGGTGATGAGAAAATATCTAGCTGATATGAACCCTGTGGAAGCTATGGAATTTATTAATGACAGGATCAAGAAAACCAGAAACAACGAAGAATTTCTCATATCGATGAACGGATAA
- a CDS encoding DUF4293 domain-containing protein, with protein sequence MIQRIQTVYLVISILLMGALFMWFPVILGTDGSVIIERSEPWVFGLIFVSILLGIISILSFKKRQTQFVLNRLNIISNFVLLGVFVYRSLTLSGETLVSEKGIGVLIPIISIVFLVLANKAIKRDEDLVKSVDRLR encoded by the coding sequence ATGATCCAGCGTATTCAAACAGTATATTTAGTTATTTCCATTTTATTGATGGGAGCTTTATTTATGTGGTTTCCAGTGATATTGGGAACTGATGGTTCTGTTATTATTGAACGCAGCGAACCTTGGGTTTTTGGATTAATTTTTGTTTCCATACTTTTGGGAATTATTTCGATTTTAAGTTTCAAGAAACGGCAGACACAATTTGTTCTTAACCGTTTGAATATCATATCAAATTTTGTATTACTAGGAGTTTTCGTTTACAGATCGCTCACTTTATCCGGAGAAACCTTGGTTTCTGAGAAGGGTATTGGGGTTTTAATTCCCATCATTTCTATCGTGTTTTTAGTGCTGGCCAACAAGGCCATTAAACGGGATGAGGACCTTGTAAAATCTGTTGATCGTTTACGATAA
- a CDS encoding metallophosphoesterase family protein has protein sequence MKKILLLSDTHSYIDDKILKYVEQADEVWHAGDIGDLSVTDTIKALKPLRAVYGNIDNKEARLEFPLHNRFFCEEVDVWITHIGGYPGRYNPSIRQEIYSNPPKIFISGHSHILKVMPDKKTGLLHMNPGAVGKQGFHKVRTMLRFEIDGKIIQNLEVVEFGLR, from the coding sequence TTGAAAAAAATCCTCCTTCTTAGCGACACGCATAGTTATATTGATGACAAAATCCTGAAATATGTAGAACAGGCCGATGAGGTTTGGCATGCCGGCGATATTGGGGATCTTTCGGTTACCGATACCATAAAGGCGTTAAAACCATTAAGAGCGGTTTATGGAAACATTGACAACAAGGAAGCCAGATTGGAATTCCCTCTTCACAACCGATTTTTTTGCGAGGAAGTAGATGTTTGGATAACCCACATTGGAGGCTATCCAGGCCGATATAATCCCTCGATAAGGCAAGAGATATACTCAAATCCTCCGAAGATTTTTATTAGTGGCCATTCCCATATTCTAAAAGTAATGCCAGATAAAAAAACGGGACTTTTACATATGAATCCCGGTGCAGTAGGAAAACAGGGGTTTCATAAGGTTAGAACTATGCTGCGGTTCGAGATTGATGGGAAGATTATTCAAAATCTGGAGGTGGTTGAATTCGGGCTTCGGTAA
- the truA gene encoding tRNA pseudouridine(38-40) synthase TruA: MSIVKKELLRYFVEIAYNGKHYFGWQRQPNQMSVQQVVEEALSLILRSEIKVVAAGRTDTGVHAMQLFAHFDCEEIEVNERLIFRINSFLPQDISIKNILRVTDDAHARFDAVQREYEYRISLGKNPFNFDLTYQLYNKPNIEAMNQAAKLLLVHTDFQCFSRSKTDVKTYICKIVKAQWEERDDILVFTVIADRFLRNMVRAIVGTLLDIGFGKTTLSEFQEILNSQDRSEAGASAPAHGLYLRRVVYPESLFL; encoded by the coding sequence TTGTCAATTGTAAAAAAAGAATTATTGCGGTATTTTGTCGAGATAGCTTATAATGGGAAGCATTATTTTGGTTGGCAGCGTCAGCCTAACCAAATGAGTGTACAACAGGTTGTAGAGGAGGCTCTGTCGTTAATTCTTCGTTCCGAAATAAAGGTGGTCGCAGCGGGTAGAACCGATACTGGAGTGCACGCAATGCAACTCTTTGCTCATTTTGATTGTGAGGAAATTGAGGTAAACGAAAGATTGATATTTAGAATCAATTCCTTTCTGCCCCAGGATATTTCGATAAAGAACATCTTACGGGTTACTGATGATGCGCATGCGCGTTTCGATGCGGTTCAAAGGGAATATGAATACCGGATTTCATTAGGAAAAAATCCGTTTAATTTCGATTTAACGTATCAATTGTATAATAAGCCAAATATTGAAGCGATGAACCAAGCAGCGAAATTATTGCTTGTGCATACAGACTTTCAATGTTTTTCGCGCTCTAAAACAGACGTAAAAACCTATATCTGTAAGATCGTAAAAGCGCAATGGGAGGAAAGAGATGACATTTTGGTATTCACAGTTATAGCGGACCGGTTTTTGCGAAATATGGTCCGGGCAATTGTAGGGACGCTTTTGGATATAGGATTTGGAAAAACTACATTATCCGAATTTCAGGAAATCCTTAATAGCCAAGATAGGAGCGAAGCGGGGGCTTCGGCTCCTGCCCACGGACTCTATTTAAGAAGGGTAGTATATCCTGAAAGCTTATTTTTATAG